In Microcoleus sp. FACHB-831, a single window of DNA contains:
- a CDS encoding Nif3-like dinuclear metal center hexameric protein translates to MQFSGMIHLDDIAQFLDYFFAVHRFKDDQGGIYSPSSRPIRCIGLALEPWADLGEWAKYKRIDALFLHRPWKLEPNQLAPNIGVVAYHLAFDERMTLGFNPRLADVLGMSALEVLGEKEGRPIGAIADIPIHTFPSYCDRIHQIFGGLDKAIANSKNDIKRVAVVGAMNDALVREAAARGADLYITGQLRQPAEEAVLETGISVIAVGHRRCEEWGLRSLAGILRDRWSSLEVQTLS, encoded by the coding sequence ATGCAGTTTTCGGGCATGATTCATCTAGACGATATTGCACAATTCTTAGATTATTTCTTTGCCGTCCATCGCTTTAAAGACGACCAAGGTGGCATTTATAGCCCATCATCGCGCCCCATTCGTTGTATCGGTTTAGCTTTAGAACCTTGGGCGGACTTAGGAGAATGGGCAAAATATAAACGCATAGATGCCCTATTTTTACATCGTCCCTGGAAACTTGAACCAAATCAACTTGCACCCAATATCGGTGTAGTTGCATATCACTTAGCCTTTGACGAACGCATGACACTCGGTTTTAATCCCCGACTTGCTGATGTTTTGGGGATGTCTGCATTGGAGGTGTTGGGTGAGAAAGAAGGACGACCCATAGGCGCGATCGCAGATATTCCTATACACACTTTCCCTAGCTACTGCGATCGCATACATCAAATCTTCGGCGGACTAGACAAAGCTATTGCTAATAGCAAAAATGACATCAAGCGCGTGGCTGTAGTCGGCGCAATGAATGATGCCCTAGTACGCGAAGCCGCAGCGCGAGGCGCAGATTTATACATTACTGGACAGTTGAGACAGCCAGCAGAAGAAGCAGTTCTAGAAACTGGAATTTCAGTCATTGCAGTCGGTCATCGACGATGCGAAGAGTGGGGGTTGCGATCGCTTGCTGGAATCTTGCGCGATCGCTGGTCTAGCCTTGAAGTGCAAACATTAAGCTAG